GCGATGTGCCGATCTACGGTATCGACTTTATGCCTACCCTTGCTGAAGTTACCTCCGGTACACTTCCTGAGCACCAACCCGTTGATGGTGAAAGTCTGGTTCCTCTTTTCTCTGGCGCAACATCCCTTGAACGCGATACCCTGTACTGGCACTTCCCTCTGTATCTTGGTGGATCTGATTGCCAAAATATCACGCCCTTGCGGGGTGGTCGCGCAGGCCAGGGTACGGGTTGGCGTACTGTGCCTTCGGGAGCCATCCGCAAGAGTGATTGGAAACTGATTGAGCGGTTTGATACCGGTAGTGTGGAACTTTACAATATTGCAGATGACATTGGGGAGCAAAATGATCTTGCCACTGATCATCCCGAAAAAGCCGCTGAACTTTTGAAGGATCTCAAAAATTGGCAACGCGATACAAAAGCCATTATCCCCAACGAACCCAATCCGTATTATGATATGGAGTACGAATTGCTCAACAATGAAAGAGATCAAGTATCCCTATATGAGAAAGCCCAATATTTTTGATTATTAACTCAAGTAGTGACGTAAAAGATTGCAAAATGTCCATGTAGGATTTATTAGAAATTGTGCCGGACAAATCTCACCCATTTCACAGTCCGGCCAGGGGAAACAGATAGTTTAGGCATACTTCTGTCTCCCCTCTAAATACATTCCAGAATTTTTGGAAATAATTATGTTTTGGGAAAGGTGGCAAAAGGGGATGCGAAAGATCGAAAAAGACCACAAACGTGAGATCAAAAGATGTGCCGATGTCGTGTAGATCTTCCCCAACCAGCAGGCCTGTGAACGACTAAAAATTCCCATACCACCGGGGCATTACACACGAAATGGAGGAGTAAAACATGAACCAGCCATTACTTATTGAACCCGAGACTGTAGTAGTGGACCGTAGCCCTACGCCAATTCCTCGCCCAACGATACTTACTATTTATTATCGCACCTCAGATGGTGCATTGTCTGCTGTAGCGTTCGGATTGTCCACGCATCAGGCAGATAAACTGGAGTCGGATTTAAGCCTAAAGAGGGGGGAAGCACCAACATCAGGGACATGAAGCATAAACATCCTTTTAGCTGGCATTTCTAACGACGCCTGAAACTTCGCCACTTCTTCCCAGTTTATAAAGCAAGGCAGGATGTTATGAATATGGACTATATCCAAGGACTCCCAATGGAATAGGAGCCAGGTGAAGGCATACCTGTTCTCGCTGATCCGAACATTGAGATTATTGAAGGTCACTTTTTGACCAGCAAAGTCCGAATGCCACTGGTGACGCCTTTCCCCAAAGGACCAAATACTGCGGAAATTTGGAGAACGGAAGAAAAAGGATCAGATGTCAACCTTATATGGATTATAGGCCATATACGGATGTTTTTATATAACTATTTATTAATCAATAACATAAGATCCAGTTTGGATTTTTTTGAGAGGTGTTTTATCAGGAGTTAGTCTTTTGCCTGATCTATCAAGAGCCTATGTACGTCAAACGGGACCGGCATTGGAAGCACATTACCAGTTTATTAGCGCACTCTGGTCGTAGATAGTGGCGTTGACCATGTGGTTCAATCTCTACCAGAGGCACAAATGGACCTGCCTGCGTTTGAGAGGGAACGGCTTCACTGATGCCGTATCTGAATCGTCCAGATGCCAGGTGGCAAACTATCCCAAGCCATAACACTACTGGCGACAAACTCGGCTTCCACTGTGTCTGGCACATCGCTATGAATACGAAACAACATGACGCCGTGAGGGGCGGACATACCGTCACGATGCACAAGGTCTCCAAAGTCCTTGTCATAAGTTATCAGCGCACGTCTTTCCCGCGTTGCCAATTCCAGCAGGTTGAGGTCTGCTTCACCCCGGTCAGTTTCCATCGCCCATCGCACATCATGGCCTGCAGTACGTAGCCGGATGACAACCTGATCTAATATATTTTCATCAGCCAGTATTCTCATCTATCGTTTGCCATCCATAATCGCATCAATATCCGCCCAGGTTACATTGGACAGCTTAGCACCAGTGGCGGCGTACTCCCGACAGGCCTGGATATCTTTCAGAGTAATGTGCGAATACCTGCGAATGATATCGGCTTCGCTGCGCCCCCCGTCCAGCAATTCCATGATCAGTTCCACTGAAATCCGAGTGCCTTTTATTGTTGGTTTCCCGGCCAGAATCAATGGGTCAGTGACGATGCGATCCTCCCAAATTGGATTCTTATTTTTCATAGCGCGTCTCCTCTTTTAGACTCTGGTCTCTGCAACCTCATTACCTACCCGAAGTATGTAAAAAGCCCCAGGTGACAAAGACAGTATATTCAGTTCTGCATGTTTTGTCAACGCGCCGCCCTCATCCTCCTGCTCACCACCTATGCCGTAAATCGCCTACTCTACCGGCTAAGGATCGACCAGTATGGGTTATACCATCCTTCTTTTATGGACGCTGATAAAC
This genomic window from Gemmatimonadota bacterium contains:
- a CDS encoding DUF433 domain-containing protein: MKNKNPIWEDRIVTDPLILAGKPTIKGTRISVELIMELLDGGRSEADIIRRYSHITLKDIQACREYAATGAKLSNVTWADIDAIMDGKR